Within the Fusarium keratoplasticum isolate Fu6.1 chromosome 1, whole genome shotgun sequence genome, the region CGATGGATTGGCGATGGTGCAGGCTGTTTGGAGTCGCTGGTCGATGGCTCTGAGGCCGATTCGGGGCTCGGGGGAGCACGACTTACCGCGGCGACCCtgccagcagcagagacagCGCCGACGGCGCGCGTCGACTGTCGGAGGGCGTTCCGGAACATATTAAGAGAGGTACGGGAGGTTTGGAGATGAAAGGAGAGCAATTGCAGCCAGGTGCAAttggagggaggggagaTTGGGGAGTGCGGTGCTGCCTTTGCAGGAGAGCAAATGGAGTTTTTTGAGGAAGGACGGTGATGGAGAGCAGAGTCTGTCTGAGGGATAAGGTGGGGCTCAGCTGGTCCGACCGCCCAATCAGGGCCCACTGCGCGTTTTTGCCTGGAAATCCCGAGGCAGCCTTAACAATTTCTTAGCTCGCTTTCTTCTAGCCGCTCCATTTCGGAGCTTCATTTCGTCCGCCGAGCTGACGTCCGACATCAATTGCAGGTGTCGAGAGCTGCTCTGGGGGGCCGAGGGGGTCAATTGATTAGATAGAGGCCTCGTCTACATGTCAATTGACTCGATCTGAGATCTCCAGATCTCCCTCACGTCCCTCCTGGCGGGCTGCTGGCGCCGCGCCGAAACTCGCATCTCAAGCAACTCCCGTACCGCCGACCGACCGGCATTACCCGGGTAGGCCTAGACAGTTAGTGCCTGAGAAATGCGGTACTGAGATGGGCCAGGGGATCTCGGAGGAGCTGTGTGGCCCAACGAGCTTCCATTTTTGCGGTGGAACCCTGGGGCTGGCCTGGCGACCGGCTACGGAGCAGGACAGAGCAGTGAGAGAATAGCAGCGATGCAAGCTTacaagcagccaagccaagacagagcaacaaggccaactgccccatccatccattgatCAATCAATCGCAAGCTGGGGCGGTTGAAGCTGTCGTGGTCCGTGAATCCCGCCTTTGGTCCGTGATTTTTCCGGCTCAGCCTGTTTCATCTCTTTGTCGTCAAGTCTTGTGCATCGTCCACGAGTGTCAAGGGAgaagaaattaaaaaaatagTATGAAAGAGATCTAATGTATTACCTGTTATTAGGATATTTTTGTATTATTTTAGtgtattttttatatatctttGTTCATAATATTTGAGAGGATTTAGGATGAATTCATCGTGATCGGTGTCTCGTTTGTTGCTTGACCCCCGTGCCGGCTTACAGCAAATGTACCCCATGTCCCCAAGTAAAGTTATCAGACGTTGAATCTGGGGTGCACCTCCGCATTGTGGAAGTCTACGAATTGTCGGGGTTGTTGTGTTCATGACGGTGTGATgctctgttgttgttgaaacCTTACCATAACAACTCCTCATGTTCGTAAAGTCGAGCAGTAGAGTATGGCAGCTGGTGAGTTGTGGACTACGACCAGAGCAGGATCATATACTCGTCTGACGTTCTGCAGTACATCTGGCTTCCTCATTGAGGTCCCTACGCAATCTACAATATTCATACTTCCAATGGCCTGATGATGCCTCTCAGCAAAAAGACATCATGTGCCAGAAGCAGAGCTTCCAAGTCCCATAGGGACATTGTTCAACACGTCTCACGTAGACGCAAAAACGATAGGCCAAGTAGACAAAATACCAATAATCTGGCAAGAATGATGGCATATGTCACATTCAAAGTGAATATCGGAAAGCCGGCAGAGTGCCGGTCGGTCTCTCAGGCCGTGGCTCGACTGAATTCGGTCGAGCTGATGCAGCAGCAAAAGGCAACAAAATACATGCCCCATGTGATTTTTCCCCTCAATATTCGCCGTGACCATCCGTTAAAGACAATAAACCATTCAATCCATTTATCGGACAATACCGTCGAAGCGAGACTTGAACCACTTGACGGTCTCGTCGCGCTTGATGCGGTGGTTGGAACCGATGCGGCTCTTGGTGCGTCGTCGGCGGGTGACGCGCTCACCAGGTCGGGTCATGCAGCAGTAGAAGTCCATGCCGTAGATACCGATCGAGGGGTCGTACTTGATACCAAGATCGATGTGCTCGCTGATACCGAAGCCGAAGTTGCCGGTCTCGGAGAAGTTGCGCTTGCGGAGCTCGtactccttgaccttgaggccACGCTCGAgaatctcctcggccttgagacATGTTAGCACCTGGTCTCGCTTGTCGCCTTGCTGAATTGTTCGTAATTACCTTGGGGCCTCGGACGGTGACGTGGACAGCAATCTTTTCGTTACGTCGGATACCGAAGGTACGGACAGTGTAGCGGGCCTTGCCTGTAGGGAAATTTGGTCAGGAAAAATCGCATCGCCTCGGTTCGTGATGCGCAAAAACTTACTGTAGACGGGGGTCTGACCAGAAAGCTGCTCGAGCACCTTGGCGGCACGGGTAAGTCTGTCACCAGACTCGCCGACGGAGATGTTCAGAACGAGCTTCTGAATCTTGAGCTCCCGCATGGGGTTGCTGGTCTTCTCGGACGCCATTGCTGCGGTTGATTAGTCGACctggtgatgaagttgtcTGTCGAAGATCGCGAGGTTGCGGAGAGTGGATTTGAGATTTTGTGAACCTACAAAAATTTGAGGGTTTGTCTGCCCTCAAGCGAGCCGTGTGCCAAAGTGGGGCGTGGCTATGACAAATGCGGCCTAGCGCCAGTTCGGTACATTGTCGGTGTACCTCTcagccttctccatcagGCTCCGCAGATTTTGGACATCATCCTCACCTTCAGAGCTCCAGGCATTGAAGGCTGCGATCGCGCGCGCAAGAGCTCCGCGATCAACCACCAATTTTTGAAATCAAGAGGCACTGCGCTAGCTAGTCCTCGCAACAACCGCCAAGATGTCGAACAAGCAAGGAAAGATGGTATGTTTCTCTGGCCCCTCGTCACGCGTCAAGTGCTCTTTGTTGTTCAGATGCTAACCTCtctgctctccaggctggtTACGTACGTATACCCCGACGAGCGCATGAGGCTCTACTGCTTCATGTTCCGCGATTGCTTGTTCCAAGCTAACGCTCTCGATACAGATTAACTGGCGGATGCGGGTTACCCTCAACGATGGCAGGGCAATGACCGGTCAGATGCTTGCCTTTGACAAGGTTCGATATGCCACTTGACCGCGGCTTTAGACCAGggctaattattatatcaTAGCACATGAACCTCGTCCTTGCCGACACCGAAGAGTTCCGACGCGTCAAGCGCAAGCAGAACAAGCCGGCTGCCCCTGGCGCGAGCGGTTCCGCGACGCAAACCATCGAGTCGGAGGAGAAGCGAACTCTGGGTCTCACGATCGTCCGAGGCGCTCACATCATCTCCCTCTCCGTCGAGTCGCCTCCCCCCGCCGACCCTAGCGCTCGACTTGGAAAGAGTGCCCCTGGTGGAATCTCTTCTGCCCTGGCGGCTGGTCCTGGTGTCGCTCGCCCTGCTGGCAGAGGAGCTGCCCCTCCTTCTTTGGCCGTACGCATCCCTTGTTCCATATCGAAGTTATCGAGCAGGTTACTAACTCTCTTCTTAGGGCCCTGCTGccggtgttggtggtgctcCCCCTCCTGGCTTCCCTGGCTTCCCCGGTGGCCCTGGTTTCCCAGGTGGTCGAGGTGGTAAGTTTGCCAACTCTCGCTATCGAAGAAGATTTTCTAATCATTACCAAGCGCCCCCTCCTGGATTCCCTGGAAActtccctccccctccagcTGGATTCCCCGGAAACCCTCAGTTCCCGCCTCCCGGCTTCAACCCTGGCGGtccccctcctcctgggTTCCAGCCCTCTTCGCGAAGATAGGTTATGTAGGCGCTGGATACCTAGGGTAAACTTAATGGTCTGAGAGGACGGACACGGACATTGCGATACCGTCACCAAGGACGAAGAACGTCTGGCTTGCCCTCCGAATCAGAGAACCGTGGGCGCAGGAAGAGATGTCGAGATTATGAGTTTGGGTCATACAAAAATGTATGTGAAATTTCCTCACGGAGTTCTACCGTCCTGGCATCAATGTTAACAAGACTTGCCAAGACCTTTTTACGGAGCACATGAGGCGCATTCATGGTGTAAGGGACTCGGAGGTTTCGTTTCGTttcatggtgatgagatgATCAAGTATATGAGTGAGACGGCTACACGCCTAGATGATTATTTGAATACTAGGAGACACCTCCTATATGGCATCCTGTGAAGACGTTGAGAACTCGCTCAGGCCAAGCCTGCTAGTGCTGACTAATGCTTGACTATGCGTATCAAcgcctccatccatcactcTTACAGCATGAGCGTGAATTTTCACGACACCATTCTCGATGCACCTTGCGGATTTTGGACACAATTATGACCGATTTCACATTCGTAGTTTCAGACGGCATCTCAAAACGGCCTTCGGCGTCCACCAGGAGTCACGCAGTCAAGAGCGGTTTACAACGCAAGAGTCAAGCAATAGATCCTGGAGGATCCAAGGATTCCCAACTCACCATCAGGCAAAAGGATACACTTAAAGGTCGATTCAGGATCTCTAACGGGCCAATCAAGGCTCAACAGGTTTCTCAGTCGACGAAGGAGAAACAAGCCGCAAAggcatcaaagccaaggacTGTCCAGTCACGGCTTGCAAAAGACTCTGCCAACTCACCAGGGGATGTCACCGCTGACCACCTTGACACCGGCACTTATCCCAATACGCCATGGGATCTTGTCAAAGCTCCCAGCCAAGGCCGGGGAGATCCTTTCAGCGCGTTTCCCATCCCTCTAACCGACAATGATGACAAGTTGATCAGATTCTGTACGTCGACTCAGGGGCAAACCGTTCGTCTTCATTAACAAGGGGCAGTCATTTCTCGATTCGACCTTCGTGCTACCATTGCCTACATCCGAAAGCAATGGTGGGAAGGCTATGCTTTTTCGGATCCCCTGCTCATGCATACAACATTGGGCCTGGCAGCAGCTCTCTGGTCACAGTTGCTGCCGGATCCCAGAAAGGTGGTAAACGAAGGATGTAAGCAAAAGGCCCTAGTAATTCAGGGCGTTCGGGAAAGACTAGCTAGTGGTATCAATGATATGATACTGATCGGGACGATCGCCAATCTTGCCAACATCGAGGTCGGGGCTTTGTGCTACAGTCTTTTCACGGTGCTGACTATTTGATAGGGCACTGAAGGAAACTATGAGGTTGCGTGTGTGCACCTGAGAGCTGTTGATCTATTGATCCGAGCGAGACGAGGCTatgacgagctcaaggagaatgTCAACGTAGCTCGCGTGATAAACTGGTGGGTTCGTCGAAGGAGATCATCCCCATCTCTAACAATGATAGGTCCGACATCCAAGCTGCCATTGGACTGGGTACAAAACCCATACTTCCCATGATCCTTACCATGGATACGATATCGCTTCCACTCCGTATACTTGACGCTGCCGATACCCCGAGCCTAGCGCACCTAGGAGTGTTCGGGTCTGGCTTCAACGACACAACCGTTCAGGACAACTTCTCACTTGTACGGCAGGCACAATATTCATTAAAGTCGAAAGACGTGCCCATGCAGGACTTTCGTGTACTCATCAACGTTGTTGACCACCATCTTCAGACAACTCTAGGGGGCGATGGTCTTACACATCAAGGACGCATCCTCGTGACGGCAGCACACGCCTTTTTTTACTTGATCATTCGGGAACTGGTCCCAAGTCATCACCTACCTCGGGCGATTCTTGGGCGACTTAGGGAGCAGTTACAGGAGGGCTGTTTGATGCTTGCTAGTCGGCCCGTGTTTCAACCTGGGCTGCTCTGGTGTCTGGTAATAGGGGCATCTGCAGCTTTTGAGTCTGGCCAAGACTGGGATTTCTTTTCCGGTAACTTGTCCAAGGCACTCATCCTACTGGGCGTTTCGAATTCTTTGGAGCTCGAAGTGATCTTGGCAGACTTTTTATGGCATGAGAAGTTTCCAGGGAGGTTTCTGGTCCGGTATGGTCACAGGCTGTTTCCGCCCATGTTGGAGGCTTCATAAGGGATTGCTTTGCAAGGGCAAAGTCGTGGGACAAGAGTTTGAAGCCTGATTGGAAGGAGAGATGGGTCTCGGAGTAGAACCCTTGCCAGAGTCCACTTGATATGTCATATTTGAGATGGGAGTTTCAATGTGGAATCTCTCAGTACGGATATAAGGCGAGATCTACTTCAGGGGTGTATTGGGAAAACACTAGCAAAAAAGTCCATCTACTGGGTTAATACTTACGACATAAGACTCACAGCGGCTGTTGTCTTTGCAACTCAATGTCCAAACAAAGTTGAATTCTAGGTTCCCGACTAAGGCTCGTTTATCGAATCAATACGCCTGACCAACAGCCCTCATAGCTTGACCCTCATAACCCAGAGAAAAGAGAATACCCGTCCTTCACAATAGCCAAAGCTAACAAACTCCCAGCGCCCAACCATACCACAAACTCTTCGAGAGTCTCTAACTCAAATACCAACAGCATGGCTGAACACCCTTATGGCCAACTGGCTCAACAGCTTGGCCCTGTCATCCTGAGGAAGTTCCTGCGAAGAAAAGTCAGCTTGAACTTACACCACGGCGTAGAAGTAAACATACCTGGAACACGGCATATACGCTCTTGCCCCTGGCATCTCGAATGGCCCCTAGCCTGTTTCCCGCCACGGCGCCAGCGACCATTCCCGGTACATTGGCAACGATGAAGCCCAGGGCGCCGCCGCTCACGCCGCCCAGCATGCCCCAGAACTTGCCCGTGGGGTGGTTGTCCCCTCCCTCGGCCATGCCCTCCTCCCGCATCATCTCCTCAAACACGTCGCTGAACTGGGCATCCTCCGTCTGCTCGCGATCCTGCGCGTTGGCCCCGCCGGCCTGGTTGGTGAAGAAGTTCCACGCCCACGAGTATGCGTTCTGGGGCGCCgctccctcctcgccctcggggaTGTCCTCCTCGAAGGGGTCGGCCGGGGTGCTCGTGTTGAAGAGCTTGCGCTGAGCGTCGTACTCGCGGCGGCGGGTATTATCGGAGAGGGCGTAGTAGGCATCGTTGACGAGCTGGAACTTGCGGGTTCGTTCGGCTCGGTCTGGGGAGGTGCTGGCGACGCGGTCCGGGTGCGTCTTCAAGGCGGCGCTGGTGGGGGATGTCAGTGATGTTTCGGACGCGATATCTCAGACATACCGCTTGTAGGCATCGCGGATCTGCTGAGTGGTGGCCGTCTCAGAgacctcaaggatggcatctgAAGTATTCGCCGTGTTAGCTGTCGGCGCATTCCATGGTGGGGTTGCTGTAGAGCTCACAGTAGTCTGGGGGAGCTCCGGTAGTCATTATGACACTGTAGACGAGTATAGGGAACGAAGAAGCGATCTAGCGAGTGATATGTCTAGGCAGATATTCAAGGTAGAGGCCAGGTTGTTACTGAAGTAGGTAAATTTGTATTGATGGTAAGTACCAAGTAGAGGCCGTTATCCTCGAGGCCAAAAAGTGTCAACGTCATTGTGGCGGTGCACACGTGGCTGCAGCCAAGGTCCATTTTCAACCCCAGGTCCATGAACCACCAGACCCTTCCCCTATGAACCAGATTTTGATCCT harbors:
- a CDS encoding J domain-containing protein, giving the protein MTTGAPPDYYAILEVSETATTQQIRDAYKRAALKTHPDRVASTSPDRAERTRKFQLVNDAYYALSDNTRRREYDAQRKLFNTSTPADPFEEDIPEGEEGAAPQNAYSWAWNFFTNQAGGANAQDREQTEDAQFSDVFEEMMREEGMAEGGDNHPTGKFWGMLGGVSGGALGFIVANVPGMVAGAVAGNRLGAIRDARGKSVYAVFQELPQDDRAKLLSQLAIRVFSHAVGI
- a CDS encoding Sm domain-containing protein, which translates into the protein MSNKQGKMAGYINWRMRVTLNDGRAMTGQMLAFDKHMNLVLADTEEFRRVKRKQNKPAAPGASGSATQTIESEEKRTLGLTIVRGAHIISLSVESPPPADPSARLGKSAPGGISSALAAGPGVARPAGRGAAPPSLAGPAAGVGGAPPPGFPGFPGGPGFPGGRGAPPPGFPGNFPPPPAGFPGNPQFPPPGFNPGGPPPPGFQPSSRR